The following coding sequences are from one Pararge aegeria chromosome 13, ilParAegt1.1, whole genome shotgun sequence window:
- the LOC120628813 gene encoding uncharacterized protein LOC120628813 — MELLSDDPEQLLLEREEFDTRYYSLVASARTLLAKCSRQQRRTLSMSESSEGSERANRGALHDFVRLPKITLVNVVGADGNLHPARALLDNGATAHYVTRQLCERLGLERRNVSSTVTVKALHLELVTDLTKEAFLAAFLRFISRHGKPISVTSDNSTTFIGASNDLPSFFSQCSENIKNELSNRGIEFKTIPPYTPHFGGLWEAAVKSVKHHLRRILTLTNLTYEEMSTCLIQIEAILNSRPLTPLSSDPSDLTCLTPAHFLIGRSLLTVPRPPVSDANINRLDRYERIEKLKQHFWTRFSTEYISLLQQRSKWRSSSSSLQLGSMVLVKEKNQPPLLWQLGRVVKLHPGKDGVNRVADIKTRKGIIQRAFNNICPLPISS; from the exons ATGGAGTTGTTGTCTGACGATCCTGAGCAGTTGCTACTCGAACGAGAAGAATTCGACACTAGATATTACTCGCTAGTTGCATCGGCGCGCACTCTTCTTGCTAAGTGTAGTCGTCAGCAACGGCGAACATTATCCATGTCCGAGTCGAGCGAAGGGAGCGAGCGAGCAAACAGGGGTGCCCTTCATGACTTCGTCAGGCTACCAAAAATAA CTTTGGTTAACGTGGTTGGCGCGGACGGAAACCTACACCCTGCCCGCGCTCTTCTCGACAATGGTGCCACTGCGCACTATGTCACACGGCAGCTCTGTGAGAGGCTGGGTTTGGAACGGCGTAACGTAAGCTCCACTGTGACAG TAAAAGCATTGCACCTGGAGCTGGTCACGGATCTTACAAAGGAGGCATTCCTTGCAGCGTTCCTGAGATTTATTAGTCGACACGGAAAGCCAATTTCGGTGACGTCAGATAATTCGACGACATTCATAGGAGCTAGTAACGATCTTCCATCATTTTTTAGTCAATGCtcagaaaacattaaaaatgaattaagtaATAGGGGTATTGAATTTAAAACCATTCCCCCTTACACACCTCATTTTGGTGGTCTTTGGGAAGCGGCGGTTAAGTCTGTGAAACATCACCTTAGACGTATTCTAACACTCACAAACTTAACCTACGAAGAGATGTCAACTTGTTTGATTCAAATAGAGGCTATCCTTAATTCTAGACCTCTCACTCCTCTGTCCTCGGATCCTTCAGATCTTACATGCCTTACACCCGCTCACTTCCTTATAGGGCGTTCACTGTTGACAGTTCCCCGTCCTCCGGTCAGCGACGCTAATATCAATCGCTTGGACCGCTACGAGAGGATCGAGAAACTAAAACAGCATTTTTGGACAAGATTCTCAACTGAATACATTTCTCTCCTCCAGCAACGCTCCAAGTGGCGGTCTTCTTCAAGTTCTCTCCAGCTCGGCTCTATGGTTCTCGTGAAGGAGAAGAACCAACCACCACTTCTGTGGCAGCTGGGCAGAGTCGTCAAGCTGCATCCAGGCAAGGATGGTGTCAACCGGGTTGCCGACATCAAGACCAGGAAGGGCATCATTCAGAGGGCCTTCAATAACATCTGCCCCCTTCCAATCTCTTCATAA
- the LOC120628992 gene encoding GTP-binding protein 128up — protein sequence MSTILEKIAAIESEMARTQKNKATALHLGLLKARLAKLRRELITPKGGGGATGEGFDVAKTGDARIGFVGFPSVGKSTLLSNLAGVYSEVAAYEFTTLTTVPGCIKYKGAKIQLLDLPGIIEGAKDGKGRGRQVIAVARTCSLIFIVLDVLKPLQHKKLLEHELEGFGLRLNKQPPNIHFRKKDKGGINLNNTCPQTELDVETVKTILSEYKIHNADITLRYDATSDDLIDVIEGNRIYVPCIYLLNKIDQISIEELDVIYKIPHCVPISAHHKWNFDDLLEKMWEYLKLIRIYTKPKGQLPDYNAPVVLHADRTSVEDFCNKLHRSIVKEFKYALVWGSSVKHQPQKVGIDHILADEDVVQIVKKV from the exons ATGAGTACAATATTGGAAAAAATCGCCGCCATAGAGTCCGAG ATGGCTCggacacaaaaaaataaagccACGGCTCTTCATTTAGGTCTTTTGAAGGCTCGTTTGGCTAAACTAAGACGTGAATTGATAACCCCCAAAGGTGGTGGCGGTGCCACTGGTGAAG GTTTCGATGTTGCTAAAACTGGTGATGCCCGGATTGGTTTTGTGGGATTCCCATCCGTAGGCAAATCAACCCTTTTGTCCAATTTGGCTGGTGTCTACTCTGAGGTAGCAGCTTATGAGTTCACAACATTGACAACTGTTCCTGGCTGTATTAAGTATAAAGGAGCTAAAATACAG ctGCTTGACTTGCCGGGTATTATTGAAGGTGCTAAAGACGGTAAAGGTCGAGGTCGACAAGTGATAGCAGTGGCCAGAACATGCAGTCTCATATTCATAGTCCTGGATGTGTTGAAGCCACTCCAACACAAGAAGCTTCTAGAACATGAGCTGGAAGGCTTTGGGTTGCGGTTAAACAAACAACCACCTAACATACACTTTAGGAAGAAAGACAAGGGAGGAATCAATTTGAATAACACG TGTCCACAAACAGAACTAGATGTGGAAACGGTAAAGACAATCCTCTCTGAGTACAAGATCCACAACGCAGACATAACCCTTCGGTATGATGCCACAAGCGACGATCTTATCGACGTGATTGAAGGCAACAGGATATACGTGCCTTGCATCTATTTGCTCAATAAAATTG ATCAAATAAGCATAGAAGAACTTGACGTTATATACAAAATCCCTCACTGTGTACCAATCTCCGCCCATCACAAATGGAACTTTGACGATTTACTCGAAAAGATGTGggaatatttaaaacttattagAATATACACCAAGCCCAAAGGACAACTGCCAGATTACAACGCTCCAGTTGTATTGCATGCAGATAGGACAAGTGTCGAGGACTTTTGTAATAAACTTCATAGATCGATtgttaaagagtttaaata CGCCCTAGTATGGGGATCGTCCGTGAAGCATCAGCCCCAAAAAGTCGGTATCGACCACATACTAGCCGACGAAGACGTTGTCCAAATCGTGAAGAAAGTCTAA